A region of the Vibrio tubiashii genome:
ACCAAGGTAGATTAAGCGCGCCTCTTCAATTCCGGGAATAATTTCAATCGGAAAAGGGAGGACTTCCCGAGCGCGCTGCAAAAAGATATGTGCGTTATTGGCTTGGCGAAGCGTGTGGGTTGCTGCAATGCGAACGTTTTGCTGGTCAAAGCCTTGTAAGCGCTCAGCAAAAATCGCAAGGCATTCTAATCCACGTTCAATAGAAGCATTGTCTAGGTTTTTTTGTGCGTCGAGCCCAGCAGCTAGCCTAACTCGCTGCTTATGGCGACTGACAAGTTGTAAGTCTTGGTCAATGACTTTTGCTACCACCATATGGAAGCTATTGGAGCCCAAATCTATAGCGGCAACGTCACGAATGTCCGAGGTCATGTTTTATTAACGGCTCTTTACGTTTCTGATTCTTAGTTTGTTTTTCTATATTTTTAAGATAGTCGTAAATGGCAATTTGTGAGCGAACTTTCTTTCGGTTTCCGCGCGCTACGTAGCTATTACTCATTTCTTTATCGATCCATCTCGCCTTCACTGTATCGGTAAAGTGGATGTTAATGATATCAATAATACGCTGTTTAAGACGTTCGTCACGAATAGGGGTTGCGACCTCAATGCGATGGTCAATATTACGTGTCATCCAATCTGCTGAAGAAATGTAAACCTGTGGGTCACCGTTATTGTGGGTAATCATAACCCTTGGATGCTCTAAGAATCGATCAACAATACTGATGATCTTGATGTTGTCACTGACACCTTCGACCCCAGGAACTAAAGAGCACATCCCGCGAATGATCATGCGAATGTTGACCCCAGCCCCACTGGCTTCGTAGAGTTTATTGACCAAGCCCTTATCGACTAAGTTATTCGCTTTGAGAGTTAGCTCTGCTTTAAGACCTTGCTCTGCATTAGCGATTTCATTGTCTATCAGGCGGTAAAGTTGTTTACGCGAGTTGCGCGGTGAAACGATCAAGTGGTGAAACTTAATCGGTCGGTAAGGATTTTCTATGTAGTTGAATACCCCACGAACCTCGTTGGTCAGCTCTGAGTCCGCGGTGAGCAGAGAAAAGTCGGTATAGATTCGCGCATTTGTTTCGTGAAAATTACCGGTTCCGATGTGCGCGTAACGAACAATCTCGTCCTCTTCTCGGCGGCTAATGAGCAGTAGTTTGGAGTGAATCTTCAGCCCCGGAACGCCAAATATGACATGAACGCCAGCTTCTGTGAGTACTTTTGACCACTCGATATTCGCCTCTTCATCAAAGCGTGCTTGCAGCTCAACGACAACAGTCACCGCTTTGCCATTATGAACCGCGTCAATCAGCGAGTTCATTAGACGTGAGTCCTTGGCGACACGATAGATGTTGATCTTAATACTCAGCACCTTAGGGTCGAACGAAGCTTGGCGTACCCATTCACTGATATGCTCAAAAGTGTGGTAGGGGTAGTGCAGCAAGATGTCCTGCGCCTTTATGGCATCAAATTTATTGGCATATCCGCTAAAGTCAGCACATGCCATTGGCGGTAATGGTTTGTTTTCTAAGTAGTCTCTTCCTACATTAGGAAAGTCGATAAAGTCTTTAAAGTTATGGTAGCGTCCACCTGGAATTAAGCTGTCATAATTGGATACCTTGAGTTTTCTACATAGAAAGTCGAGCATAGCTTGAGGCATATCTCGCTCGTAGATGAACCTGACCGGCATGGCAGTTAAACGTTGGTTGACCCCTTCAGACATTTGCTCAATTAAGCTGTGTTCGACTTCATAGTTAAGATCATATTCAGCATCGCGTGTCATCTTCATCGCATAGCCGTTGAGTTCGTCGTAGTCGAAGAATCCGCTGAACAACTCATCTAAACAGTAGCGAATAATATTATCGAGTAAGATGATGGTTTTACGATGCTTGCGCTTTTGTTCTGGCACCATCACAAAACGAGGTAGGTGATCGGTCGGGACTTCAATCAACGCATACTGACTTTGTTCACCACTACGCAAATCAACGGCAATGTAGGCATATTCATCTTTTAGAAACTGCAGCACATCAATATCATCACGCATCATCAGTGGGGTGATGTGAGGCAGAACTTGTTTGCGGAAGTATTTTCTTACCCAATTTTGTTGAGTTTCGTTGAGCTGAGTCTCATTGACTAAAAAGATTCTATGCCTTGCCATATCGCGGATAAGCTCGGCGTATAGCTCATCGAAACGCTCATTGAGTCGTAGCGCTTTGGTCTGCATCTTGGTCAACAAGTGTTTGGAATTATCGTTTATTCCACGTTCTTGATTGATCAGAATTCGGCGTTTTACATCGGCAAAGCGAACTTTGTAAAACTCATCTAAGTTATTGGAAAATATGCCAAGAAAACGGATCCTTTCGATTAAAGGTACGCTTTTATCTGCGGCTTCTTGTAAGACGCGCTCATTGAAAGAGAGCCAACTTAATTCCTTTTCAATATACAGTTTCTCTGCGCTCATGATCTTACCTTTAACCGAAGTGACGAAGTAAAGTATTGAGAAAACTCTCAGATGAATAGCAACTTAAGGTGCTGAGATGACAGTTTTATTGCAAATTTTTATTGCATTGTTTTCAGTTGTTTATTGCGATCTGTAATATAATTGTCACCTAATAGAAATATTATACCCTCGGACGAAAATAGGTAAGAGAAACAGATGGGCCAAGCAGAATTCTCATTGAGAGAGCGAGATCAAAAGCGACT
Encoded here:
- the ppk1 gene encoding polyphosphate kinase 1 gives rise to the protein MSAEKLYIEKELSWLSFNERVLQEAADKSVPLIERIRFLGIFSNNLDEFYKVRFADVKRRILINQERGINDNSKHLLTKMQTKALRLNERFDELYAELIRDMARHRIFLVNETQLNETQQNWVRKYFRKQVLPHITPLMMRDDIDVLQFLKDEYAYIAVDLRSGEQSQYALIEVPTDHLPRFVMVPEQKRKHRKTIILLDNIIRYCLDELFSGFFDYDELNGYAMKMTRDAEYDLNYEVEHSLIEQMSEGVNQRLTAMPVRFIYERDMPQAMLDFLCRKLKVSNYDSLIPGGRYHNFKDFIDFPNVGRDYLENKPLPPMACADFSGYANKFDAIKAQDILLHYPYHTFEHISEWVRQASFDPKVLSIKINIYRVAKDSRLMNSLIDAVHNGKAVTVVVELQARFDEEANIEWSKVLTEAGVHVIFGVPGLKIHSKLLLISRREEDEIVRYAHIGTGNFHETNARIYTDFSLLTADSELTNEVRGVFNYIENPYRPIKFHHLIVSPRNSRKQLYRLIDNEIANAEQGLKAELTLKANNLVDKGLVNKLYEASGAGVNIRMIIRGMCSLVPGVEGVSDNIKIISIVDRFLEHPRVMITHNNGDPQVYISSADWMTRNIDHRIEVATPIRDERLKQRIIDIINIHFTDTVKARWIDKEMSNSYVARGNRKKVRSQIAIYDYLKNIEKQTKNQKRKEPLIKHDLGHS